The following are encoded together in the Salvelinus sp. IW2-2015 unplaced genomic scaffold, ASM291031v2 Un_scaffold2408, whole genome shotgun sequence genome:
- the LOC112073890 gene encoding protein Hook homolog 3, which yields MSTLDSVDRVELCESLLTWIQTFGLEAPCKTVEDLTSGIVMAQALQKIDIVYFTDNWISRIKPEVGDNWRLKISNLKKVLKGILDYNQEVLQQQINDFTLPDINLIGEHSDPAELGRMLQLILGCAVNCEQKQENIQTIMMLEESVQHVVMTAIQELMSKECPVIGGNESYADIDRQLKKTVEDLNDALVTKEEIAQRCHELDMQVAALQEERGSLLAENQILMERLNQSDSIEDLNSPVGRRHLQLQTQLEQLQEETFR from the exons ATCCAAACGTTTGGATTGGAGGCACCATGCAAAACAGTGGAAGATCTCACAAGTGGGATTGTCATGGCCCAGGCCCTACAGAAAAT AGACATTGTGTATTTCACTGACAACTGGATCAGTAGGATCAAGCCTGAGGTGGGAGATAACTGGCGACTAAag atCAGTAATCTGAAGAAGGTGTTGAAAGGTATACTGGACTACAACCAGGAGGTCCTTCAACAGCAGATCAATGACTTCACCCTGCCAGACATCAACCTGATAGGAGAACACTCAGACCCTGCAGAGCTGGGCAGGATGCTACAACTCATACTGGGCTGTGCTGTCAACTGTGAGCAGAAAcaag AAAACATCCAGACCATAATGATGCTGGAGGAATCTGTTCAACATGTTGTCATGACAGCCATTCAAGAG CTGATGAGCAAAGAGTGTCCAGTTATTGGAGGAAATGAATCGTACGCTGACATCGATAGACAG CTGAAGAAGACGGTAGAGGATCTGAATGACGCTCTAGTCACCAAGGAGGAGATCGCACAGAGATGTCACGAGCTGGACATGCAG GTGGCAGCACTACAGGAGGAGAGGGGTAGTCTCCTGGCTGAGAACCAGATCCTCATGGAGCGTCTCAACCAGTCTGACTCCATAGAAGACCTGAACAGCCCTGTAGGACGCAGACACCTGCAGCTACAAACACAGCTAGAACAGCTCCAGGAGGAGACCTTCAGGTAA